In Flavobacteriales bacterium, the sequence TTGAATGCACCGCCTCTGGCATATCCTACTGTTTCTCCTTCCGATGATTTCGCTTGGGCAGAATTTGGTGGTGAACGGAAGTTTTGAATACATTGATACTTGCGCTTTGGATTTTGGTGATGTATCAATTGCTGAGGAATGGCACAACCTATATGATACAGGAGAATCTATGGCAGACTTGTTCAATGAATGCTCTGACCTTGATTATCTGTCTGTTCCGGACAATATTGGTGGAACGCAATACGCGACTTCAGGTGTCGGGTATTCTGGCTTTATTCCGTTTGGGATTACGGAGGGAATTCTAGGAACGCTGAGGGAAAACCTTTTGAGAGATAGCTTGTATTATGTTTCTTTTAGCATTTCCCTAGCCGACCACTCTAAAAATGCTGTGCGAAATATTGGTCTGGTCTTTTTGGATTCGGTTGTCATATTGAATCCCGACAGCTTTTACACGGTCGTTCCAGACTTGGTTGAATTCGATTGGATTACGGACAAGGTAAATTGGCAACGTGTGGATACCGTGTACAAGGCTGGTGGATATGAGGAATATTTAGGGATTGCATACTTTCCGAACGAAAATATACATGAAACAATACCCGTTCAAGGAGGAGTTAGCAACAGCACATATTATTACGTTGATGATGTAACTGTCATACCTTACAGTGTTTGGCTTGGAGTAAATGACCCTAAATTCAATTTCTCTATTTACCCCAACCCCGCCACTT encodes:
- a CDS encoding T9SS type A sorting domain-containing protein, giving the protein MHRLWHILLFLLPMISLGQNLVVNGSFEYIDTCALDFGDVSIAEEWHNLYDTGESMADLFNECSDLDYLSVPDNIGGTQYATSGVGYSGFIPFGITEGILGTLRENLLRDSLYYVSFSISLADHSKNAVRNIGLVFLDSVVILNPDSFYTVVPDLVEFDWITDKVNWQRVDTVYKAGGYEEYLGIAYFPNENIHETIPVQGGVSNSTYYYVDDVTVIPYSVWLGVNDPKFNFSIYPNPATSNITIQSKTPLPQLWLSDMAGRVVLPTLRLRSGYANIDVSALPSGIYLVEAITEDGQRSVQKVVVE